The following proteins are co-located in the Desulfonauticus submarinus genome:
- a CDS encoding C45 family autoproteolytic acyltransferase/hydolase — protein sequence MKNNKLNFIECKGSHYAIGRQYGEACADNIQNSVQLFYNIFQNKPWQSSKKNIIDAALTFLEDVKKFAPNEIKMIKGQADGAKVAFEEAFALRCMIEIMFTYQLIIPMCTSFAVTGNATKNNKTILGQNIDWHPNAPVDLLKIKYTNAPETLSVFLCGVPYYHLTKDGLANCTNMTINKPQNISPIIPIGFYLPKIMRNKTIKDAVQTLKKTAKGYAYFHIADTNGNIIGLESISNHYTEIRPQQNILIHANHYETEIYKKNDWSKQIMPCSYARANRMKKLILSNYGTITAGVMMDILRDHKNYPESICRHVNKTKPDSMISSSKASIIMIPKEKKMYIAFGPPCENEYNEYVL from the coding sequence AAGCATGTGCAGATAATATACAAAACTCGGTCCAACTCTTTTACAATATCTTTCAAAACAAGCCCTGGCAAAGTAGCAAAAAAAATATCATAGATGCTGCCTTAACCTTTTTAGAAGATGTAAAAAAATTTGCTCCTAACGAAATCAAAATGATTAAGGGGCAAGCAGATGGGGCTAAGGTTGCGTTTGAGGAGGCTTTTGCACTGCGCTGTATGATTGAAATTATGTTTACCTATCAACTAATTATTCCTATGTGTACTTCCTTTGCTGTTACAGGAAATGCAACAAAAAATAATAAAACTATTTTAGGACAAAATATAGACTGGCATCCAAACGCTCCAGTTGATCTTCTCAAAATAAAATATACCAACGCTCCAGAAACTCTTTCTGTCTTCCTTTGTGGCGTTCCTTACTATCATCTAACAAAAGATGGCCTTGCTAATTGCACAAACATGACAATCAATAAACCACAAAATATTAGCCCTATTATACCCATTGGCTTTTATCTTCCAAAAATTATGCGTAACAAAACTATTAAAGATGCCGTACAAACTTTAAAAAAAACAGCCAAAGGGTATGCTTACTTTCATATAGCTGATACAAATGGTAATATAATCGGTTTGGAGAGTATTTCCAATCACTATACAGAAATCAGGCCTCAACAAAATATACTTATACACGCTAATCATTATGAAACAGAAATATATAAAAAAAATGATTGGAGTAAACAAATAATGCCTTGTTCCTATGCTCGGGCTAACCGTATGAAAAAATTAATCCTTAGCAACTATGGAACAATTACAGCAGGAGTGATGATGGATATATTAAGAGATCATAAAAACTATCCAGAATCTATTTGTAGACATGTTAACAAAACAAAACCAGACAGTATGATATCAAGTTCTAAAGCTTCAATTATTATGATTCCCAAAGAAAAAAAGATGTATATTGCGTTTGGCCCACCTTGCGAAAATGAATATAATGAATATGTGTTATAA